The following are encoded together in the Candidatus Flexicrinis proximus genome:
- a CDS encoding SUMF1/EgtB/PvdO family nonheme iron enzyme, translating to MYPIGSIAENRSWVGAFDMAGNASEWVDDLFLSRLLLRRKPESFSGDALYLLETSRVLRGGAISGNIWSLSTFFRASERPETIGEHIGFRCARSLYPAE from the coding sequence ATGTACCCGATTGGAAGCATAGCGGAAAATCGTAGCTGGGTCGGAGCATTTGATATGGCAGGAAATGCTTCGGAATGGGTGGACGATCTCTTTTTGTCACGCCTGCTTTTGAGGCGTAAGCCCGAGAGTTTTTCAGGTGACGCATTGTATTTGCTTGAAACATCTCGCGTGCTCCGTGGAGGGGCAATTTCTGGAAATATCTGGTCTTTAAGCACTTTCTTCCGCGCATCCGAGCGTCCTGAAACTATCGGAGAGCATATCGGCTTTCGATGTGCACGGTCTTTGTATCCTGCAGAGTAA
- a CDS encoding SUMF1/EgtB/PvdO family nonheme iron enzyme translates to MFPRTYISWQRAMIYCEARGARLPSEAEWEYAASGPDKLSYPWGNEFDTNNLHLDNESYPSQENVPDWKHSGKS, encoded by the coding sequence ATGTTTCCACGTACATATATTAGTTGGCAACGGGCGATGATCTATTGTGAAGCCCGAGGCGCACGTCTGCCCAGTGAAGCGGAATGGGAATATGCCGCAAGTGGCCCCGACAAATTATCGTATCCATGGGGGAATGAATTTGACACGAATAATTTGCACTTGGATAACGAGAGTTATCCTTCACAAGAAAATGTACCCGATTGGAAGCATAGCGGAAAATCGTAG